A window from Leptospira meyeri encodes these proteins:
- a CDS encoding enoyl-CoA hydratase/isomerase family protein, whose translation MTPFAEIFHGERILEIKMQSNEKNTFDFEAFVLFEQILNKHANNPNLRVLLFTSAQTQFFSNGIEPTLMYGKTESDVRKSVEQLLRTAQTYFQFPVPTIAVVNGHCMAAGAVFALFSDYRYMVDKGARIGFSEAIVGLNFPSIPTIVLQDLVGVKVTRDLLFTGKQIKGPEAKEIGLVDELFSAESLFGESLKFAESLSKLTNNSSRGMKTALREPYRKKMESLFQIDADLFTKVILSSDGQEGFLSLIEKRRPKFIT comes from the coding sequence ATGACTCCTTTTGCAGAGATCTTTCATGGAGAGCGCATCTTGGAAATCAAGATGCAATCCAATGAAAAGAACACTTTCGATTTCGAAGCTTTTGTATTATTCGAACAAATCTTAAACAAACACGCAAACAATCCAAATTTGCGTGTTTTGCTTTTTACATCCGCACAAACACAGTTTTTCTCCAATGGCATTGAACCCACACTTATGTATGGAAAAACAGAGTCCGATGTTCGTAAATCCGTTGAACAACTGTTACGAACAGCACAAACCTATTTCCAATTTCCAGTTCCTACAATTGCAGTAGTGAATGGTCATTGTATGGCTGCGGGAGCAGTGTTTGCATTGTTTTCTGATTACCGGTACATGGTGGACAAAGGAGCAAGGATTGGGTTTTCAGAAGCCATAGTTGGTCTTAACTTTCCATCCATTCCAACCATTGTGTTGCAAGACTTGGTAGGTGTAAAAGTCACGCGCGACCTTTTATTCACCGGTAAACAAATCAAAGGTCCTGAAGCCAAAGAAATCGGACTTGTGGATGAATTGTTTAGTGCCGAATCATTGTTTGGTGAGTCATTAAAATTTGCTGAATCTCTTTCCAAACTCACAAACAATTCCAGCCGTGGGATGAAAACTGCCTTACGTGAACCGTATAGAAAAAAGATGGAATCCTTATTTCAAATTGATGCAGACCTTTTCACCAAAGTCATTTTGTCTTCTGATGGACAGGAAGGATTTTTGTCATTAATTGAGAAACGTAGGCCTAAGTTCATTACTTAA
- a CDS encoding AMP-dependent synthetase/ligase encodes MANNLAEVYKESAEKFGPRPAFWYKNAQKDYQALTYKELYEDGLALAEALIELGVKAREHVGVLADNRMEWIIADCAVLTAGAANVPRGSDITDSEIVYILNHSEAKVVFVENDKVYEKYKNNKSQVKSVKTVIIMDKDTKLKSGAGILHFYDLLEQGRDMRAKGKREAEKRMAGIKPDDLYTLIYTSGTTGMPKGVMLMHSNMIHQMHYVVPRVAKVSPDDRMLSILPVWHIFERVVEYFAIINGGSTYYTKVTELRNDIQKARPTFMASAPRVWESIYNGIYTRINDPKQTPPVRRFLFKVAYFFSKHYHAAVRFLKGWEVDYEGRNIIQSLGLSLFSIIKLLLTGPFTVSILSILAVQFVLPEESSFKTPLYVVAGLGVLFNSFTLDRIVLAKIRQATGGHLRATLSGGGALQKHVDAFFMDIGITVLEGYGMTETGPVISARTFDRPIMGSVGDIVPLSQVQIRDDAGNVLCHIDDKKNIIFGKLGVKGVVHIKGPQVMKGYYKNPETTKKTIVDNWMNTGDIGMINFKKTLTLTGRAKDTIVLLGGENVEPVPIENKIDESTYIKQSMIVGQDQKVLGAIIVPDFDALIPWAEENGISEKNPEKLITNPKVVDFYKKEVRNFNSVKTGFKNFEQVQYVTLITKPFEVGDELTNLMKMKRHVITEKYKDRILELYKNS; translated from the coding sequence ATGGCAAATAACCTAGCAGAAGTTTATAAGGAATCCGCAGAAAAATTCGGTCCAAGACCCGCATTCTGGTATAAGAATGCCCAAAAGGATTACCAAGCCCTCACTTACAAGGAACTTTACGAGGATGGGCTCGCACTTGCAGAAGCCCTCATTGAATTAGGGGTTAAGGCGAGAGAACACGTCGGAGTTCTTGCTGATAACCGTATGGAATGGATCATCGCCGATTGTGCGGTGTTAACTGCTGGTGCTGCCAACGTTCCACGGGGTTCTGATATTACTGATTCTGAAATCGTTTATATTTTGAATCATTCTGAAGCGAAAGTTGTTTTCGTGGAAAATGATAAAGTCTACGAAAAATATAAAAACAACAAATCCCAAGTAAAGTCGGTCAAAACCGTTATCATAATGGACAAAGACACCAAACTAAAGTCAGGTGCTGGAATCCTTCATTTTTATGATCTCCTAGAACAAGGGAGAGATATGCGGGCAAAAGGGAAACGGGAAGCCGAAAAACGAATGGCCGGAATCAAACCGGACGATTTGTACACTCTCATATATACATCTGGAACTACCGGAATGCCAAAAGGGGTTATGCTCATGCATTCTAATATGATCCATCAAATGCATTATGTGGTTCCTCGAGTTGCAAAGGTTTCGCCTGACGATCGTATGTTGTCTATTCTTCCTGTTTGGCATATCTTTGAACGAGTTGTGGAATACTTTGCCATCATCAACGGTGGTTCTACTTATTATACAAAAGTTACAGAACTTCGTAACGATATTCAAAAAGCTAGGCCAACCTTTATGGCTTCTGCCCCACGTGTTTGGGAAAGTATTTATAACGGGATTTATACTCGTATCAATGATCCTAAACAAACTCCTCCTGTGAGAAGATTTTTGTTTAAGGTCGCCTACTTTTTTTCAAAACATTACCATGCGGCAGTCCGTTTTCTAAAAGGTTGGGAAGTGGATTATGAAGGAAGAAATATCATTCAATCCTTAGGGTTGTCTCTCTTTTCTATCATTAAGCTTTTGTTAACTGGTCCATTCACAGTTTCTATCCTCTCAATCCTTGCGGTACAGTTTGTTTTACCCGAGGAAAGTTCCTTTAAAACTCCTTTGTATGTTGTTGCTGGGTTAGGGGTTTTGTTTAATTCCTTTACGTTAGATCGCATTGTACTCGCAAAAATTCGTCAAGCGACTGGTGGACATTTACGTGCCACTCTTTCCGGTGGTGGGGCACTCCAAAAACATGTGGATGCTTTCTTTATGGATATTGGAATTACAGTTCTTGAAGGATACGGTATGACCGAAACAGGACCCGTTATTTCTGCGCGAACTTTTGATCGTCCCATTATGGGGTCTGTGGGTGATATTGTTCCCCTTAGCCAAGTTCAAATTCGAGATGATGCTGGAAATGTCCTTTGCCATATTGATGATAAAAAAAATATCATCTTTGGTAAGTTAGGTGTGAAAGGTGTAGTTCATATCAAGGGACCTCAGGTAATGAAGGGGTATTACAAAAATCCAGAAACTACCAAAAAGACCATCGTAGACAATTGGATGAATACCGGTGATATCGGTATGATCAATTTCAAAAAGACACTGACACTGACTGGACGAGCTAAAGACACCATTGTTCTACTTGGTGGTGAAAACGTAGAGCCGGTTCCGATCGAAAATAAAATTGATGAGTCAACTTATATCAAACAGTCGATGATCGTGGGCCAAGACCAAAAGGTTTTAGGTGCCATTATTGTTCCTGATTTTGATGCACTGATTCCTTGGGCGGAAGAAAATGGAATTTCAGAAAAAAATCCTGAAAAACTGATCACCAATCCAAAGGTTGTAGATTTCTACAAAAAAGAAGTTCGTAATTTTAACAGTGTTAAAACAGGATTCAAAAACTTTGAACAAGTACAGTATGTAACACTCATTACAAAACCATTTGAAGTGGGTGATGAACTTACTAACTTAATGAAGATGAAACGACACGTGATTACAGAAAAATACAAAGACAGAATTTTGGAACTCTACAAAAACAGTTAA
- a CDS encoding MutS-related protein codes for MQILYAKKTNNFLQEEIYRLQGEFKKIKTREVWEYPESVRNHPLSIDLDLCTKQGFLGIYDTTITEVGFRNYLNRFLQEPIEDAKLNFHPNEIRNILKKNTYHTYHLLRKYLVPEAETNEKFPLSRINSEDSFWKKRRFLKGFFPIWGVISPLYIVLGLLFDLPLIPLLLLINGILFVTYRNDSLKQWKEIKALSSGASRFRKIFVYLTKERKTTKQMIDQISSLGDSAELLISPLPHLILNLICLWDLWKIKSLENWKKKFGTFWNDLQIEIIKTDSLLPFANFGFLFPEASFANQSSVGNLSAQNLVHPLLPKSSRVFNPLTEMKPGDLMIVTGSNMSGKTTYLRSIAMSLLLAGSGAPVLGSGFEFPEFQIHTLIRSQDSMEDGVSFFYSEVRRLSSIIQNADSSKKIPILFLDEILKGTNSKERFIATREILSVLKEKRTIVFLTTHDLKLAEIPWAKRFHFTELEKEGQMDFDYQIRDGVSGSTNALKILKKEGIPIRNEKE; via the coding sequence GTGCAAATCCTGTATGCCAAAAAAACAAACAATTTCCTTCAGGAAGAAATTTATAGGCTCCAAGGTGAATTTAAAAAAATCAAAACTAGGGAAGTTTGGGAGTATCCGGAGAGTGTACGAAACCATCCTCTTTCCATTGATTTAGATCTTTGCACCAAACAAGGATTTTTGGGTATTTATGATACTACGATCACGGAGGTTGGATTTCGGAATTATCTCAATCGTTTTCTACAAGAACCCATCGAAGATGCAAAACTAAATTTCCATCCAAATGAAATACGAAACATTCTGAAAAAAAACACTTATCATACATATCATCTCCTTCGTAAGTATTTAGTACCTGAGGCAGAAACCAATGAAAAGTTTCCCTTGTCTCGCATCAATTCAGAGGATTCTTTTTGGAAAAAAAGAAGGTTTTTAAAGGGTTTTTTCCCAATTTGGGGTGTTATCTCACCTCTGTATATAGTTTTGGGATTGTTATTTGACTTACCACTGATTCCCCTCCTTCTCCTGATCAATGGAATTCTGTTTGTTACTTACCGAAATGATTCTTTAAAACAATGGAAAGAAATTAAGGCGCTTTCTTCTGGGGCATCGAGGTTCCGAAAAATTTTTGTTTATTTAACAAAGGAAAGAAAAACCACCAAACAGATGATAGATCAAATTTCTTCTCTTGGTGATTCTGCTGAGTTACTTATTTCCCCTTTACCACATTTGATTTTGAATTTAATTTGTTTATGGGATCTTTGGAAAATCAAATCCCTAGAAAATTGGAAAAAAAAATTTGGAACTTTTTGGAATGATCTACAAATAGAAATCATAAAAACGGATTCCTTGTTACCTTTTGCGAATTTTGGATTTTTGTTTCCCGAAGCTAGTTTTGCAAACCAATCATCCGTTGGAAATTTAAGTGCCCAAAATTTGGTGCATCCGCTTCTCCCCAAGTCCAGTCGAGTGTTCAATCCGCTTACTGAAATGAAACCAGGAGATTTGATGATTGTGACGGGATCCAATATGAGCGGGAAAACGACTTATCTTAGATCTATCGCCATGTCTTTGTTACTTGCTGGATCTGGAGCTCCCGTACTTGGCTCGGGCTTTGAATTTCCTGAATTTCAAATTCATACACTTATTCGGTCTCAAGATTCAATGGAAGATGGAGTTTCCTTTTTTTATAGTGAAGTGAGACGGCTCTCTTCTATCATACAAAATGCTGATAGTTCTAAAAAAATTCCAATATTGTTTTTGGATGAAATTCTAAAAGGAACCAATTCGAAAGAACGTTTTATTGCCACACGAGAGATTCTTTCTGTCCTTAAAGAAAAACGGACAATCGTATTTCTTACAACTCACGATTTAAAATTAGCAGAAATTCCTTGGGCCAAACGATTCCATTTCACTGAACTAGAAAAAGAAGGACAAATGGACTTTGATTACCAAATCCGAGACGGGGTTTCTGGTTCTACCAATGCTCTCAAAATTTTAAAAAAAGAAGGGATTCCAATTCGAAACGAAAAGGAATAA
- a CDS encoding AsmA family protein: MKLSIRDKIKGVVGKILLTGIFVVSMTMFFILYPLLADPDYYKKLILDTTYQLTGLQVNYQVSEPVFFPFPGIELGEVSVSKNDDELIQLHKLRIEVYYGVFVGQPLEIRKIYLNTGTVEITREKNESFPLFERILSKSESNTNELTKEIETTVSPEKKYYFSKVFANFVNQIEIKNITILFEDKLYSRNIKLYLWETTFQLDRDLRNLDVYIYGKLNDEPISFSSNFVFVKDEMNYESARFEGDFSFQNLKGIDLHDILIIFTYGDLRFVKTTGNIPFYKRDETKIYAIVDRLHVRDLALRDGKTFADGHVSTIMNYDIKEDKISFANILVDWKGKSKLNGSGYVNFLKPPLSPTISFEGTSDYLDVPSIIKVIKIWIDPDFEKSILTRGIPSTGYVNRMNVYLNFNLRNLNAGDFHADYLKLNLNYAKRKLNITKYQMRAYEGTVDGTGHYVWGNNPGLVIKGNIKNLSVAPILSDLFKISPITGKLDSEFVLGSPSDTEEGLLSNLQIIGNISANNGELLSYTNILKPISSIGSVINLRKVDFSRATPYRELKFDFHYAKESIEVRNFALKADGIVGSGGGKIGFNKNIDMRFTIAFPGVAGRALKLPIIYRGTYGISAPFIDPIWLGSVYAGSIFLASPAGAAVGGIAGSAMSEYVNKAVDNVTGGVQKGWRGFKSLFGGKEEDEQKTNE; this comes from the coding sequence ATGAAATTGAGTATCCGAGATAAAATCAAAGGGGTTGTCGGTAAAATTCTGCTCACTGGTATTTTTGTCGTTTCCATGACGATGTTTTTTATTCTGTATCCCCTTCTTGCAGATCCCGACTATTATAAAAAACTAATCCTTGATACTACATATCAGCTAACGGGACTACAGGTGAACTACCAAGTTTCGGAGCCAGTGTTTTTTCCCTTTCCTGGAATTGAGTTAGGAGAGGTATCAGTATCGAAAAATGATGATGAATTGATTCAACTACATAAACTAAGGATTGAAGTTTATTATGGAGTTTTTGTTGGGCAGCCATTAGAAATTAGAAAAATATATCTTAATACGGGAACGGTGGAGATCACTCGAGAAAAAAACGAATCCTTCCCCTTGTTTGAAAGAATCCTATCAAAATCGGAATCTAATACAAATGAATTAACAAAAGAAATTGAAACTACAGTATCACCTGAAAAAAAATATTACTTTTCAAAAGTTTTTGCGAACTTTGTAAACCAAATCGAAATTAAAAACATCACAATTCTCTTTGAAGATAAATTATATTCGCGAAATATAAAGTTATACCTTTGGGAAACCACTTTCCAATTAGATCGTGATCTGCGAAACTTAGATGTTTATATATACGGTAAGTTAAATGATGAACCAATTTCATTTAGTTCGAATTTTGTTTTTGTTAAAGATGAAATGAATTACGAATCTGCAAGATTCGAAGGTGATTTTTCTTTTCAAAATCTAAAAGGCATCGATCTTCATGACATTCTAATCATTTTTACTTATGGAGATTTGAGATTTGTAAAAACAACGGGGAACATTCCATTTTATAAACGAGACGAAACTAAAATTTATGCAATCGTTGATCGTTTACATGTTCGTGATTTGGCACTAAGAGATGGTAAAACATTTGCTGATGGACATGTCTCAACCATCATGAATTATGATATCAAGGAAGACAAAATTTCTTTTGCAAACATTCTCGTTGATTGGAAAGGTAAATCCAAGTTAAATGGGTCAGGTTATGTAAACTTTTTAAAGCCACCCCTATCGCCAACTATCTCGTTTGAGGGTACATCGGATTATTTGGATGTACCAAGCATCATCAAAGTAATTAAGATCTGGATAGATCCAGATTTTGAAAAATCGATTTTAACAAGGGGGATTCCTAGTACAGGTTATGTAAATAGGATGAACGTATATTTAAATTTTAATTTAAGAAATCTCAATGCAGGCGATTTTCATGCTGATTACTTAAAATTAAATCTAAATTATGCAAAACGCAAATTGAATATTACTAAATATCAAATGAGAGCCTACGAGGGAACTGTTGATGGCACTGGTCATTATGTTTGGGGAAACAACCCTGGACTTGTGATCAAAGGAAATATCAAAAATTTAAGTGTGGCACCAATCCTCTCTGATCTTTTTAAAATTTCGCCAATTACCGGAAAATTAGATTCTGAATTTGTTTTAGGTTCTCCATCTGATACAGAAGAAGGTCTACTTTCTAATTTACAGATCATTGGAAATATCAGTGCAAATAATGGTGAGTTGTTAAGTTATACGAATATCTTAAAACCGATTAGTTCGATTGGTAGCGTTATCAATTTGAGGAAGGTGGACTTTAGTAGAGCAACCCCCTATCGCGAGTTAAAATTTGATTTTCATTATGCAAAAGAATCCATTGAAGTGAGAAACTTTGCTTTAAAAGCGGATGGAATTGTCGGTTCCGGCGGTGGCAAAATTGGTTTTAATAAAAATATAGATATGCGATTTACGATCGCTTTTCCTGGTGTTGCTGGGAGGGCATTAAAACTTCCTATTATCTACCGCGGTACCTATGGAATCTCCGCCCCGTTCATAGATCCTATTTGGCTTGGTTCTGTTTATGCGGGATCTATTTTTTTAGCAAGTCCAGCCGGTGCTGCCGTTGGTGGGATTGCGGGATCAGCCATGTCTGAATATGTAAACAAAGCTGTGGATAATGTAACTGGTGGAGTTCAAAAAGGTTGGAGAGGTTTTAAATCATTGTTTGGTGGAAAGGAAGAAGACGAACAAAAAACCAACGAATAA
- a CDS encoding ABC transporter ATP-binding protein: MLNVKDLVVSYKQSHTLSFSSKRLVAVEGVSFSIPQGKILGLVGESGCGKSTIGRAILSLLPFDSGSIQFENKEIKNIPKEEQKALRRKIQVVFQDPYSSLNPRFTIEEIITEGLQIHFPNLTSSEKKEKAILALAEVNLPSDILHRYPHEFSGGQRQRIAIARALILEPNLVVCDEAVSALDISTQAQVINNILLLREKYSLSYLFISHDLNIVKHVSDRIAVMYLGQIVEEGSRDEISNSPFHPYTKALFSASFDLKDRTKVSQPLTGEIPSLMNKPQGCRFHTRCPIAKEICKTEEPIESFPSATHRVKCHFPLK; the protein is encoded by the coding sequence GTGCTTAATGTAAAAGATTTAGTTGTTTCTTATAAACAATCACATACACTTTCTTTTTCTTCCAAACGACTTGTGGCCGTTGAAGGAGTTAGTTTTTCTATTCCTCAAGGAAAAATTTTAGGTCTTGTTGGTGAGTCTGGTTGTGGTAAGTCAACTATTGGTCGAGCCATATTATCTTTATTACCGTTTGATTCTGGCTCAATTCAATTTGAAAATAAAGAAATTAAAAACATTCCCAAAGAAGAACAAAAAGCCCTTCGTCGCAAAATCCAAGTTGTATTTCAAGATCCATATTCTTCATTGAATCCACGTTTTACGATCGAGGAAATTATTACCGAGGGACTACAAATTCATTTTCCAAATTTAACTTCCTCCGAAAAAAAAGAAAAAGCGATTTTGGCACTTGCGGAAGTAAATTTACCTTCAGATATATTGCATCGGTATCCACATGAATTTAGTGGGGGGCAAAGACAAAGGATTGCAATAGCCAGAGCACTAATTTTAGAACCAAACCTTGTTGTTTGTGATGAAGCAGTCTCTGCATTGGATATTTCCACACAAGCACAAGTAATTAATAATATTTTGTTATTACGTGAGAAATATAGCTTATCTTATTTGTTTATATCTCATGACTTGAACATTGTAAAACACGTATCCGATCGAATTGCTGTCATGTATTTAGGGCAAATTGTAGAAGAGGGGAGTCGGGACGAGATAAGTAACTCTCCATTCCATCCTTACACGAAAGCATTATTTTCTGCGAGTTTCGATTTAAAGGATCGTACTAAGGTATCACAACCATTAACAGGGGAAATCCCCAGCTTGATGAACAAACCGCAAGGATGCCGATTTCATACGAGATGCCCTATTGCAAAAGAAATCTGTAAAACGGAAGAACCCATCGAAAGTTTTCCTTCTGCGACGCACCGAGTGAAGTGCCATTTTCCTTTAAAGTAA
- a CDS encoding ABC transporter ATP-binding protein translates to MTNITKAIQVKDLSIQIKTDDGILSIVDNVNFELAKGETLALVGESGCGKSITSLALTKLLPSNTTVYPTGSILFEENDLLNAEENHLRSVRGREISYVFQEPFSALNPLHKIGNQLTEGFLLHGLGSKEEAEQKAIYLLERVGITDAKLRLNQYPNQFSGGMLQRVCIAMALMCDPKILIADEPTSAIDVTIQLQLIELLKELRNENGMSVLFISHDIGLVSHIADRIAVMYAGKIIEQGTVGEIIDTPKHPYTQALISAYPTHENIGKKLVTIEGIVPSPKSYPKGCRFHTRCSEKLNLCDRSVPKLIPITEFQSVECFLYGGKESA, encoded by the coding sequence ATGACAAATATCACAAAAGCCATTCAAGTTAAAGATCTATCCATTCAAATCAAAACTGACGATGGAATATTGTCCATTGTGGACAATGTTAATTTTGAATTGGCAAAGGGAGAAACTTTGGCTCTTGTCGGAGAGTCGGGTTGTGGAAAGTCAATTACAAGTTTGGCATTAACTAAACTTCTTCCATCCAACACAACAGTCTATCCTACTGGATCAATTTTATTTGAAGAAAATGATTTGCTAAATGCTGAGGAAAATCACCTAAGATCGGTTCGTGGGAGGGAAATTTCTTATGTATTCCAAGAGCCTTTCTCTGCCTTGAACCCACTTCATAAAATTGGAAATCAATTGACTGAAGGATTTTTGTTACATGGTCTCGGTTCCAAAGAAGAAGCAGAGCAGAAGGCTATTTACTTACTGGAGCGTGTTGGGATAACAGACGCCAAACTAAGATTAAATCAATATCCAAATCAGTTTTCAGGTGGTATGTTACAAAGAGTATGTATTGCTATGGCTTTGATGTGCGATCCAAAAATTTTAATTGCAGATGAGCCAACCAGTGCCATTGACGTTACGATTCAATTGCAATTGATTGAACTTTTAAAAGAACTTCGGAATGAAAATGGGATGTCAGTTTTGTTCATTTCGCACGATATCGGTCTTGTCAGTCATATTGCCGATCGAATTGCAGTCATGTATGCTGGCAAGATCATTGAACAAGGAACAGTTGGTGAGATCATTGATACACCTAAACATCCTTACACTCAAGCTTTAATCTCCGCATATCCGACTCATGAAAACATTGGTAAAAAATTGGTGACAATCGAAGGAATTGTACCTTCACCAAAATCCTATCCAAAAGGATGTCGGTTTCATACACGTTGTAGCGAAAAACTTAATCTTTGTGACAGGTCCGTTCCTAAATTGATTCCGATAACTGAATTCCAATCTGTCGAATGTTTTTTATACGGGGGAAAAGAAAGTGCTTAA
- a CDS encoding ABC transporter permease subunit encodes MNFISNPANIRKWEKFKKNKRAYYSLLILLYTYILSLFSPLLINNKPLIVFYEGSVSFPIFSFYPETKFGGNNLTEPNYKKLSREDRFINSSNYMMFPPIPFGVNEDNLDSLEEGTNPPSKPNVRHWMGTDDRGRDVFTRIIYGYRLAMTFSLILIIVEIFLASFIGGIQGYFVGRLDLILQRIIEILSAIPFLYLILIMGSFFGRGFFVLIVTYGSLSWIGLSYYMRGEFLKLRKQQFVDAAKTLGASSFSIIMRHLLPNSITPLVTFLPFILISAISVLSALDFLGYGIPAPNPSWGELIGQGRERLTAWWLITFPSVALFLTILFSAFVGEGLRDAFDPKDKVVYE; translated from the coding sequence ATGAATTTTATTTCAAACCCGGCAAACATACGTAAGTGGGAAAAGTTTAAAAAGAATAAACGAGCTTATTACTCTTTGTTGATTTTGTTGTATACTTATATATTGTCTTTGTTTTCTCCTCTTTTGATTAATAACAAACCTCTGATAGTTTTTTATGAAGGAAGTGTTTCTTTTCCTATTTTTAGTTTTTATCCAGAAACAAAATTTGGGGGAAATAATTTAACAGAACCTAATTATAAAAAGCTGAGTAGAGAAGATAGATTCATCAACTCTTCAAATTATATGATGTTTCCTCCAATTCCTTTTGGAGTCAACGAAGACAACTTAGACAGTTTAGAAGAGGGGACCAATCCTCCTTCTAAACCAAACGTTCGTCACTGGATGGGAACTGATGACAGAGGACGTGATGTTTTTACTCGTATTATTTATGGTTATCGTTTAGCAATGACCTTCAGTTTAATTCTGATCATTGTTGAGATTTTTTTGGCCTCTTTTATTGGAGGAATACAAGGTTATTTTGTAGGTCGACTCGATTTGATTTTGCAACGAATCATAGAAATTCTTTCTGCCATTCCATTTTTATATTTAATTCTGATTATGGGTTCTTTTTTTGGAAGGGGATTTTTTGTATTGATTGTTACTTATGGTTCGCTTAGTTGGATTGGCTTAAGTTATTATATGCGTGGGGAATTTTTGAAACTCCGCAAACAACAATTTGTTGATGCTGCAAAAACTTTGGGTGCCTCTTCTTTTTCCATTATCATGCGCCATTTGTTGCCAAACTCAATAACTCCGCTGGTTACTTTTTTGCCCTTTATTCTAATCTCTGCAATTTCCGTGTTATCTGCTCTTGACTTCTTAGGTTATGGAATTCCTGCTCCTAATCCATCTTGGGGAGAACTGATTGGGCAAGGCAGGGAAAGGCTTACTGCTTGGTGGCTCATTACCTTTCCATCAGTAGCTCTGTTTCTTACCATTTTGTTTTCCGCTTTTGTGGGTGAAGGATTACGCGATGCATTTGATCCGAAAGACAAGGTGGTTTACGAATGA
- a CDS encoding ABC transporter permease subunit codes for MWKYFLKRFLLIFPTLLGITFLVFLISHFAPGGPLNSEIAKLKGAGNLAGASTKQISQEEIELIKKRLHLDKPAPVAYLLWLKQIIQFDLGESRLHSRKVSDLIVEKLPVSLFFGLSGFFLTYLICIPLGIQKALKEGSRFDFISSFIIFFTYSLPVFAFAMLLLYLFASGEVFSFFPLGHEVSDFYEDLSFWGKVNDRLAHMFLPVICYVVGSFAVLTLLMKNSLLDQIAKEYVRTAVSKGLSFSDSIFRHAFRNSLIPIATGFGSNLTLIFSGSLFIELVFNIDGMGLLSFEAVRERDTDLMMGLLLAQSFLGLIGKIVSDFCYILIDPRIDFE; via the coding sequence ATGTGGAAATATTTTTTAAAACGTTTTTTACTCATTTTTCCAACCTTACTTGGAATCACTTTTTTAGTTTTTTTGATTTCTCATTTTGCTCCCGGTGGACCACTCAATAGCGAGATTGCAAAATTGAAGGGTGCAGGTAATCTAGCAGGTGCCTCCACCAAACAAATTTCTCAGGAAGAAATTGAACTGATCAAAAAAAGACTCCACTTGGATAAACCGGCGCCAGTTGCTTATTTACTGTGGTTGAAACAAATTATACAGTTTGATTTGGGGGAGTCTCGATTGCATTCCAGAAAAGTTTCAGATCTCATCGTTGAAAAACTTCCTGTTTCACTTTTTTTTGGACTCTCTGGTTTTTTCTTAACCTATTTGATCTGTATACCTTTGGGAATCCAGAAAGCATTAAAAGAAGGAAGCAGATTTGATTTTATTTCTAGTTTCATTATCTTTTTTACATATTCGCTTCCAGTTTTCGCCTTTGCAATGTTACTTTTGTATTTGTTTGCTTCTGGCGAGGTATTTTCCTTTTTTCCTTTAGGACACGAAGTCTCTGATTTTTATGAAGATCTGAGTTTTTGGGGAAAGGTGAACGATCGCCTTGCTCATATGTTCTTACCTGTCATTTGTTATGTGGTAGGTAGTTTTGCCGTTCTTACTTTGCTAATGAAAAATAGTCTTCTCGATCAAATCGCAAAGGAATATGTTCGAACCGCTGTTTCCAAAGGTCTTAGTTTTTCTGATTCGATTTTTCGCCACGCTTTTCGAAATTCACTCATTCCCATTGCGACTGGTTTTGGTAGCAATCTAACTTTGATTTTCTCAGGATCATTGTTTATTGAACTAGTATTTAATATTGATGGAATGGGACTTCTAAGTTTTGAAGCGGTAAGAGAAAGGGATACAGATTTAATGATGGGTTTACTCCTTGCGCAGAGTTTTTTGGGGCTCATTGGAAAAATTGTCTCTGATTTTTGTTATATACTCATTGACCCGAGGATTGATTTCGAATGA